One Longimicrobiaceae bacterium genomic window, CGTGGTCGAGATTTGCCACTGGACTGGCAGCGAGTGCGCCGTGCCGATGGTGGCGCGGTTCACCACCACGAGCGGCCCGGGTTCAGAGACGGTCCGCGTCGGCTCGCCGGAGGATCACTACATCGTTAACTGGCATACCGACCAGTTCGCACTCGACCCTAGTCACATCTACCGCATCCGGGTGCTGCTGGCCGGCAACGAGATCGGCCAGGTAAATGTGAAGGTGGTCAACACCGGCAAGGAACTGAAGAACGTCGACACAGACCAGTACATCGGACTGGTGAACGGCAGGACCCTCCCCATCAAGTTCTGGATCCAGAAGATGCGTCGCCTGACCGTCGCGCGGGCGGTGGGCGTTCAGGGCACACCCGCCGAGCAGGATACACTGCTTCCGTACGGCACCACCGTGCGCTACGGGTTCGCGCCGGCACCCGGCTATGAAGATCTGGCAGTCATGCTGGACGGGGAGATGGTCCCCGCCACCGGGGTGCTGGCCATGGACACCTCACACGTGCTGCTCGCTGATGCGGACGAGACACTGGTGCTCACACCGGGCGACGAGGAGCTTGTGCGCAGCGCCCGCGCGATCCTCACGGCCACGGACAAGATCGCCGCTTTCCAGGTTCACCTGGACCAGATCAACGCCCTGTATAATCGCGTGGGGGAGGAAGAGGCGAACCGGCGCGTCGGGATCGTTTCTCAGCTCGCCTATGATCTTGTCGCGGATTCGACCGCGCTCCGGCAGGCGCATGAAGCGCTCGGCAATAACGTGTTCACGCCCTCGGAGCGAACGACCACGCAGACGTTCTCCTCCGCAACGATGAGCGCAACTCTCGCCCCGCGGACAACCACCTACTATGCCATCAATGGGATCCTGAACACGCCGACGGACGCAGGTCGCTATCAGGCAAACGTCACCCTCGCATTAGCCGAAGCCGGCATAGCGTCCGAAGCTCAACTGTACTACAACCGCACGTTCCTGTACCAGCACGCGGAGAAGTACCAGGCAGGGCAATGCTACGTTCGGATGCAGAACGAAATCCGAGATCTCAACTTCGGCAGAGCAGTACAGCGTGCCTCTCAGTGCACGATGCTGATCGCGCGGGACCTGGTGCGGTTCTTCGCTGATGTTGCGGAGTCCGGTCGGCAGGTGGCGAGCCTCTACTACAACGTCGATCTCAACTATCCGTCTCCGCTCTTCCACCGCGATGGTGAAATCTTCGCGGACACCCTCCGCCGGGCCGAGGCGAACGCGAACGTGATTCTGGTCGCGCATTCCCAGGGCAACCTGATCACGCAGCTCGGGCTGCGGGGGCTGTCGCGCCGGGACCCGCGGTTCGAGACCGGTGCGTACTCCTGCGTCGGCGTCACCTCGCTCTCGGCTCCCATCACCCACTCACCCCTCGTGAACGTGTGGCCCACCCTTGCGCCGGGGTCGCTCGCAGGAATCGTGATGAAGTACGACGTCATCCTTTTTCTTGGCCTGAATCATTTCCCGCGCTTGGAGACGTCCCTCACCCGGAGGGCGCAGAAGGAAATGACCGTCGTCACGTTCTACGGGCTGATGCTGACGCCGTTCACTGCGGGCTGGTCGCTGGTCGCGATTCCGCTCTGGCGCTTGTATTGGGCTGCAAAAATCCACGCTTCCGACTCGTATCTCCGCGGAAGGGGTGCCCGGCAGCAGATCAAGGACGCGCTGGTAGCCCAGACGCAACGGGTTCCGCAGATCGCTGGGTGTGAGGCCACACCACAGGTCCATTCCGTCGAGGTCACTCCGGCGGCGGCAACGATCGCTGCGGGGGGTTCGGTTCAGCTCGCAGCGGTGGCGCGGGACGCGGCGGGGAACGCCATTGAGGACAGCCCCATCACCTGGTCCAGCTCCGCGGGCTCTATCGCCACCGTTTCCAGCACCGGGAACGTGACCGGGATCGCCTCGGGAACGGCGACCATCACTGCAAGCAGTGGCGGCAAGAGCGGAACGTCGACGATTTCGATCGTCGAGGGCGGCACGCTCACGGGCCGCGTCGTGCACGCGGAGACGCGCGCCGGGATCGGCGCAGCGACGGTAACCTTCTCCGGCGGGGGCCTGACCCAAGCCGCCACAACCGCCTCCGACGGGAGCTACCAGTCAGGCAAGCTCCCGGCGGGATCGTACACCGCGACGGTATCCGCAAAGGGATTTGTCAGCGTAACACTGTACAATGCCGTGGTACAGAACAGCCAGACCACGACGCTTGAAACCATTCCGCTGGTCCCTGCCAGCTCGTTCCCCGGCGGGATCTCCGGCAGCATCCGGAATGCGCGCAACAACGCAGCCATCGCCGGCGCGACAGTCGAACTCCGCTCAGGGATGAGCGCCCTGGACGGCCCGGCTGTCGCGGTGACCACCTCCGATGCCGCAGGGAGCTACCGCTTCACGGGGCTACCCGCAGGCACGTACTCGATCCTGGGCAAGGCCGGTGGTTTCGTGGACGGGGTTCAGACCGGGGTGGTGATTGGCGACCGCGAAGTGGCTGGGCAGAACCTCACCCTGTCGCCCAGCACGGAAGATATCACCATCGTGCTGCGCTGGGGTGCCACCCCGAGCGACCTGGACTCGCACCTGACCGGGCCGACGGAATCCGGTTCGCGCTTTCACGTATACTACGCAAGCAAGGGTAGCCTGCTCTCATCGCCCTTTGCCGCCCTGGACATCGACGACGTGACGTCTTACGGACCAGAAACCATCACCATCTCGCGGCAGTTCTCCGGAACCTACCGTTATTCGGTCCACGACTACACCAACCGATTCGCCAACCCCAGCTCTGCCCTGCCGGGATCGGGCGCACAGGTCAGAGTGTACCGTGGCGGCTCGTTGGTCGCGGAGTTCAACGTTCCGAACCAGCCGGGGACCCTGTGGACGGTGTTTGAGCTGGAAGGATCCACGATTCGTCCAGTCAACGCGATGCAGTATGTGAGCAATCCGTCGCAGGTTGGTGCGATGTCGACGTCCAGTTCCACCTCCACGGACGCCGAGCTGATTGGTAGCGCGGTCGCGGAGCACCCGAAGCAGCACTGACTCGCCTCGACCGTAGGCGAGGCAAGTTGATGGAGCAGCATGGATAGGGGGTAGGAAGTAAGCCGGCGAGCCGCTCAGGCTGTTGCTGGCTTACTTCCTATCCTTTCGCGTGGACGTAGGTGCTGGTGATTTCCTCGCACTGTTGACACACTCGATGGCGGGGCGCACCGGGCAGGAGAGGAGGAGAGAGTGTATGCGTCTCCTCCGACGCCTTGGAGCTTCGCTGGCATGTTCAGCAAGTCGCCCCCGCCGGCGAGCAGCTCATGCGGCTCCGAGCACCGCCCCGGGTGGTGGATCTCCGGCCGTGGTAGGTGTGACAGGCGGGACGGCGCTACGCGGCGCCGTCCCGCTGCACTTGTGCGCGTGCCGCCCGCCGCTGCATCGCGATCTCCCGGCCGGGGAAGCCGTAGACGTCGGCTGCGAGCTCCGCGTCCGTGGCCTGGACCGCGTCCCACACGGGCGCCCAGACCTCCTCCAGCATGCCCTGCAGCTCGGGGTCGTCCAGCGCCACCAGGTGCCTGGCGCGCTCCCCGTCCTCCCGCTTTTGGAAGTGCGCCAGGACCTCCCGGCGCCTATCGGGACGCACCATCGCCAGGAGGCGCTCCAGCGCATCGGCGTCGAAGCCGGGGAGCATCTTCGCGCGGTCGGCACCGTCCAGGCGGTACGCCGGATCGGCGCGCGGGAGCCGCAGCGGGACGGGTTCGGA contains:
- a CDS encoding carboxypeptidase regulatory-like domain-containing protein; translation: MTRLKPLALITLLLLAFGCRDSNHLTSPHDPRGLASSADEFPALDTTPPPFLRPPFTLLPPLAPQRDLPGVFDAGLAPVVEICHWTGSECAVPMVARFTTTSGPGSETVRVGSPEDHYIVNWHTDQFALDPSHIYRIRVLLAGNEIGQVNVKVVNTGKELKNVDTDQYIGLVNGRTLPIKFWIQKMRRLTVARAVGVQGTPAEQDTLLPYGTTVRYGFAPAPGYEDLAVMLDGEMVPATGVLAMDTSHVLLADADETLVLTPGDEELVRSARAILTATDKIAAFQVHLDQINALYNRVGEEEANRRVGIVSQLAYDLVADSTALRQAHEALGNNVFTPSERTTTQTFSSATMSATLAPRTTTYYAINGILNTPTDAGRYQANVTLALAEAGIASEAQLYYNRTFLYQHAEKYQAGQCYVRMQNEIRDLNFGRAVQRASQCTMLIARDLVRFFADVAESGRQVASLYYNVDLNYPSPLFHRDGEIFADTLRRAEANANVILVAHSQGNLITQLGLRGLSRRDPRFETGAYSCVGVTSLSAPITHSPLVNVWPTLAPGSLAGIVMKYDVILFLGLNHFPRLETSLTRRAQKEMTVVTFYGLMLTPFTAGWSLVAIPLWRLYWAAKIHASDSYLRGRGARQQIKDALVAQTQRVPQIAGCEATPQVHSVEVTPAAATIAAGGSVQLAAVARDAAGNAIEDSPITWSSSAGSIATVSSTGNVTGIASGTATITASSGGKSGTSTISIVEGGTLTGRVVHAETRAGIGAATVTFSGGGLTQAATTASDGSYQSGKLPAGSYTATVSAKGFVSVTLYNAVVQNSQTTTLETIPLVPASSFPGGISGSIRNARNNAAIAGATVELRSGMSALDGPAVAVTTSDAAGSYRFTGLPAGTYSILGKAGGFVDGVQTGVVIGDREVAGQNLTLSPSTEDITIVLRWGATPSDLDSHLTGPTESGSRFHVYYASKGSLLSSPFAALDIDDVTSYGPETITISRQFSGTYRYSVHDYTNRFANPSSALPGSGAQVRVYRGGSLVAEFNVPNQPGTLWTVFELEGSTIRPVNAMQYVSNPSQVGAMSTSSSTSTDAELIGSAVAEHPKQH